Proteins co-encoded in one Arthrobacter sp. ERGS1:01 genomic window:
- the acs gene encoding acetate--CoA ligase, with protein MSEDTTTAGQNTGDALENLLTENRQFPPSAEFAANSIVKAGEYDAADADRPAFWGKQARELLTWSKPFTKTLDWTNPPFATWFEDGEINAAYNALDRHVEAGNGDRVAIHFEGEPGDTRTYTYAQLTEEVKKAANAFESLGLAKGDRVAVYLPMIPEAVITLLACARIGAIHSVVFGGFSADALRSRIDDAQAKLVVTADGTFRRGKPSSLKPAVDEALVAPGHSVENVVVVKRNGEPVNWVEGRDNWWEDTVGAASTEHTAVGHAAEHPLFILYTSGTTGKPKGILHTTGGYLTQGAYTHRAVFDLHPETDVFWCTADVGWITGHSYVTYAPLINGATQVMYEGTPDSPHQGRFWEIVEKYKVSILYTAPTAIRTFMKWGEDIPAKYDLSSIRLLGSVGEPINPEAWMWYRRVIGNNLAPIVDTWWQTETGAIMIAPLPGVTATKPGSAQVPMPGIAVDVVDEVGASVPDGHGGYLVIREPWPAMLRGIWGDKDRYKDTYWSRFDDMYFAGDGAKKDEDGDVWLLGRVDDVMNVSGHRLSTTEIESALVSHPSVAEAAVVGAADETTGQAVVAFVILRGSAVDDPDIVTHLRNHVGKEIGPIAKPKTILVVPELPKTRSGKIMRRLLKDVAEGREVGDASTLADNTVMNQIAESLKK; from the coding sequence ATGTCCGAGGACACCACCACGGCGGGTCAAAACACCGGCGACGCACTGGAAAATCTCCTGACGGAGAACCGCCAGTTCCCGCCAAGCGCAGAATTTGCGGCGAACTCGATCGTCAAGGCCGGCGAATATGACGCCGCCGACGCCGACCGCCCCGCCTTCTGGGGCAAGCAGGCCCGCGAGCTGCTCACCTGGAGCAAGCCGTTCACGAAGACCCTTGACTGGACCAATCCCCCGTTTGCCACCTGGTTCGAAGACGGCGAAATCAACGCCGCCTACAACGCGTTGGACCGCCACGTCGAGGCCGGCAACGGCGACCGCGTGGCCATCCACTTCGAGGGCGAGCCCGGCGACACCCGCACCTACACGTATGCGCAGCTGACCGAGGAGGTCAAGAAGGCCGCCAACGCCTTCGAGTCCCTGGGCCTTGCCAAGGGCGACCGCGTGGCCGTCTACCTGCCCATGATCCCCGAGGCCGTCATCACCCTGCTGGCCTGTGCCCGCATCGGCGCCATCCACTCGGTGGTATTCGGCGGCTTCTCCGCGGACGCCCTGCGCTCCCGCATCGACGACGCCCAGGCGAAGCTGGTGGTCACCGCCGACGGCACGTTCCGACGCGGCAAGCCCAGCTCCCTCAAGCCGGCCGTGGACGAGGCCCTGGTTGCCCCCGGGCACTCGGTGGAGAACGTCGTCGTCGTCAAGCGCAACGGCGAGCCCGTCAACTGGGTCGAGGGCCGCGACAACTGGTGGGAGGACACCGTTGGCGCCGCATCGACCGAGCACACGGCCGTGGGCCACGCCGCCGAGCACCCGCTGTTCATCCTCTACACCTCCGGCACCACGGGCAAGCCCAAGGGCATCCTGCACACCACCGGCGGCTACCTCACGCAGGGCGCGTACACGCACCGGGCAGTTTTCGACCTGCACCCGGAGACGGATGTCTTCTGGTGCACGGCCGACGTCGGCTGGATCACCGGCCACTCCTACGTCACCTATGCGCCGCTCATCAACGGCGCCACCCAGGTCATGTACGAGGGCACCCCGGACTCCCCGCACCAGGGCCGCTTCTGGGAGATCGTGGAAAAGTACAAGGTGTCCATCCTGTACACGGCGCCCACGGCGATCCGCACGTTCATGAAGTGGGGCGAGGACATCCCCGCCAAGTACGACCTCTCCTCGATCCGCCTGCTCGGTTCCGTGGGCGAACCCATCAACCCGGAAGCCTGGATGTGGTACCGCCGCGTCATTGGCAACAACCTGGCGCCCATCGTGGACACCTGGTGGCAGACCGAGACCGGCGCCATCATGATCGCCCCGCTGCCCGGCGTCACCGCCACGAAGCCCGGCTCCGCCCAGGTCCCCATGCCCGGCATCGCCGTGGACGTGGTGGATGAGGTCGGCGCGTCCGTGCCGGACGGCCATGGCGGCTACCTGGTGATCCGTGAGCCGTGGCCGGCCATGCTGCGCGGCATCTGGGGTGACAAAGACCGTTACAAGGACACCTACTGGTCCCGCTTCGACGACATGTACTTCGCCGGCGACGGCGCCAAGAAGGACGAGGACGGCGACGTCTGGCTCCTGGGCCGCGTGGACGACGTCATGAACGTCTCCGGCCACCGGCTCTCCACCACGGAGATCGAGTCCGCCCTAGTCAGCCACCCGTCGGTCGCCGAGGCCGCCGTCGTTGGTGCCGCGGATGAGACCACCGGCCAGGCCGTGGTGGCGTTCGTGATCCTGCGCGGCTCCGCCGTGGACGATCCGGACATCGTCACCCACCTGCGCAACCACGTGGGCAAGGAAATCGGTCCGATCGCCAAGCCGAAGACCATCCTGGTGGTCCCCGAGCTGCCCAAGACCCGCTCCGGGAAGATCATGCGCCGGCTCCTGAAGGACGTTGCCGAGGGCCGCGAGGTGGGCGATGCGTCCACCCTGGCGGACAACACCGTGATGAACCAGATCGCGGAGTCCCTGAAGAAGTAA
- a CDS encoding LacI family DNA-binding transcriptional regulator has protein sequence MNEPAVRSPKMAVTRKDVARYAGVSTAVVSYVVNGGPRNVSPATEARVRDAIAVLDYRPNAAARALKLGSSRLLGLILPDNSNPFFTELAHAVEQEAEALGYAVLLTNSDGSQAREQAHVRNLAARQVDGVFLASVQFDPDVAALEVADIPVVLLATNKAAPGFASVGTDLREGARAAVKHLIGHGHTRIALAMGNTAAGGVDDRELGWLDALTDAGLGEGPIVRSLFTRAGGYAAGQRLLASAERPTAVFVSSDMQAIGILRALHEAGLTLPEDMAIVSFDGSTDAEYSWPALSTVKQPVRAMAQAAVSALVGQDKGTPSRHGVIASELVLRRSCGCP, from the coding sequence ATGAACGAACCGGCGGTGCGATCCCCGAAAATGGCCGTGACACGCAAGGACGTGGCACGCTACGCGGGGGTCAGCACCGCCGTCGTCAGTTATGTGGTCAACGGCGGGCCCAGGAACGTTTCGCCGGCCACCGAAGCTCGCGTGCGGGACGCCATAGCGGTGCTCGACTATCGGCCCAATGCCGCGGCGAGGGCGCTGAAGCTCGGCTCCAGCCGCCTGCTCGGATTGATCTTGCCGGACAACTCGAACCCGTTCTTCACCGAGTTGGCGCACGCAGTCGAACAGGAGGCGGAGGCCCTCGGATACGCGGTCCTGCTGACCAATTCGGATGGCAGCCAGGCCAGGGAGCAGGCCCACGTCCGCAACTTGGCGGCCCGCCAAGTGGACGGCGTGTTCCTGGCCAGCGTCCAGTTCGACCCCGATGTGGCGGCGCTTGAGGTGGCCGACATCCCCGTGGTGCTCCTCGCCACGAACAAGGCAGCACCCGGATTCGCATCCGTCGGCACCGACCTGCGCGAGGGCGCCAGGGCCGCCGTGAAACACCTCATTGGGCACGGGCACACCCGCATTGCCCTGGCCATGGGCAACACGGCGGCCGGCGGGGTGGACGACCGCGAACTGGGGTGGCTCGATGCCCTGACGGACGCCGGGCTCGGCGAGGGGCCGATTGTCCGGAGCCTGTTCACCCGCGCCGGCGGCTACGCGGCCGGGCAGCGCCTGCTGGCCTCGGCGGAACGGCCCACGGCGGTGTTTGTCAGCTCGGACATGCAGGCGATCGGGATCCTCCGGGCCCTCCATGAAGCAGGCCTCACGTTGCCGGAGGACATGGCGATCGTGTCCTTTGACGGGTCAACCGACGCCGAATACAGCTGGCCGGCACTGTCCACCGTCAAGCAGCCGGTCCGGGCCATGGCGCAGGCCGCCGTCAGCGCACTCGTGGGCCAGGACAAGGGCACGCCCTCGCGGCACGGCGTCATCGCCTCCGAGCTGGTCCTGCGCCGTTCCTGCGGCTGCCCTTAA
- a CDS encoding Gfo/Idh/MocA family protein yields the protein MSITLGIVGAGQFAGQFAKLFALHPDVEAIAVTDVVPERAAELNERLSLGGTVEDFDAMLASDVDAVAIFTQRWTHGPLVLKALRAGKHVYSAVPMAVSEEEIAAIIEAVRETKLTYMMGETSYYNPATVYARGKAADGAFGRVFYAEGDYVHDMDLGFYEAYQYSGGEQWKSTASYPPMLYPTHSVGGVLGAIDAHAVSVSCIGVKDQRGDGVFDKEVSQFNNDFSNATALFELNDGGAMRINEMRRVGYPSHIRESRFRYFGTEASMEQLAETSVWQDKESVTDISSELATHATMSADDESLAHVAPALRDAFMSGHAPVHDVARLPGEFTGAPNGHEGSHHFLVDDFVRAANNGTLPPVNAWVAARFTLPGIIAHQSALRGGERLAISDFGDAPAEM from the coding sequence ATGTCGATCACCCTGGGCATCGTCGGCGCCGGCCAGTTTGCCGGCCAGTTTGCCAAACTTTTTGCCCTGCATCCGGACGTCGAGGCCATCGCCGTCACCGACGTCGTGCCCGAACGCGCCGCCGAACTCAATGAACGGCTGTCACTTGGCGGGACGGTCGAGGATTTTGACGCAATGCTGGCCTCCGACGTCGACGCCGTCGCAATCTTCACCCAGCGCTGGACCCACGGCCCGCTGGTGCTCAAGGCGCTGCGGGCCGGGAAACACGTATACTCCGCCGTGCCCATGGCAGTCTCCGAGGAAGAGATCGCGGCCATCATCGAAGCCGTCCGGGAGACGAAGCTGACTTACATGATGGGCGAGACGAGCTACTACAACCCCGCCACCGTCTATGCGCGCGGCAAGGCCGCCGACGGTGCGTTCGGCCGGGTCTTCTACGCCGAGGGCGACTACGTCCACGACATGGACCTGGGCTTCTATGAGGCCTACCAGTACAGCGGCGGCGAGCAGTGGAAGAGCACCGCCAGCTACCCGCCCATGCTGTACCCGACCCACTCGGTGGGCGGTGTCCTGGGCGCCATCGATGCGCACGCGGTCAGCGTCAGCTGCATCGGGGTCAAGGACCAGCGCGGGGACGGCGTTTTCGACAAGGAAGTCAGCCAGTTCAACAACGACTTCTCCAACGCCACGGCCCTGTTCGAGCTCAACGATGGCGGCGCCATGCGGATCAACGAGATGCGCCGGGTGGGCTACCCGTCCCACATCCGTGAGTCCCGGTTCCGCTACTTCGGCACCGAGGCCAGCATGGAGCAGCTCGCCGAGACCAGCGTCTGGCAGGACAAGGAATCCGTCACGGACATCTCCTCCGAGCTTGCCACGCACGCCACCATGTCGGCCGACGACGAGTCGCTGGCCCATGTTGCCCCGGCCCTGCGGGATGCCTTCATGTCCGGGCACGCCCCCGTGCACGACGTGGCCCGGCTGCCCGGTGAATTCACCGGCGCCCCGAACGGCCACGAGGGCAGCCACCACTTCTTGGTGGACGACTTCGTCCGCGCCGCCAACAACGGAACCCTGCCCCCGGTCAACGCCTGGGTTGCGGCACGGTTCACCCTGCCCGGCATCATCGCCCACCAGTCGGCGTTGCGGGGCGGGGAGCGCCTGGCCATCAGCGACTTCGGCGATGCGCCGGCGGAAATGTAG
- a CDS encoding ABC transporter substrate-binding protein: MSPNEDRSPFSPFRPGMDRRTLLKTLGVGAVSAAGIPLLAACTGGSGPGASASASTSLTFGSGSSDDVPKAAYQAVTDAFTAKSKISVTTNVVPHNDFQNKISTYLQGSPDDAFTWFAGYRMQYYAGKGLLAPIDDVWEKIGANYSDAMKKASTGPDGKMYFVPNYNYPWGFFYRKSLWADKGYEVPTTFDALTTLAKKMKSDGLVPIEFADKDGWPAMGTFDYINMRLNGYQFHMDLTAHKESWDQKKVSDVFDTWKALLPYQNPAALGMTWQDSAINLGKKKSGMYLLGSFVTQQFTDKATLDDIDFFPFPEIAVEGQDAVEAPIDGLLLSKKGGTNQAARDFLAFMGTPEGQNAYAKVDPSNIATAKGADTSTFSPLTKKCAETIANAKSISQFFDRDALPAMANNVMIPALQGFIKDGTIDVKNLEAQAKALYAAQ; encoded by the coding sequence ATGTCACCAAATGAAGACCGGTCCCCGTTCAGCCCCTTCCGCCCTGGCATGGACCGCCGCACGTTACTTAAGACCCTGGGCGTCGGCGCCGTCAGCGCAGCAGGAATCCCCCTGCTGGCCGCCTGCACCGGAGGATCCGGCCCCGGCGCCTCGGCCTCGGCCTCGACGTCCCTGACCTTTGGCTCGGGCTCCTCGGATGACGTTCCCAAGGCCGCCTACCAGGCGGTGACCGACGCGTTCACCGCAAAATCAAAGATCAGCGTCACCACCAACGTGGTGCCCCACAACGACTTCCAGAACAAGATCTCCACCTACCTGCAGGGCAGCCCGGACGACGCCTTCACCTGGTTCGCCGGCTACCGCATGCAGTACTACGCCGGCAAGGGGCTGCTCGCTCCCATCGACGACGTCTGGGAAAAGATCGGCGCCAACTACTCCGACGCCATGAAGAAGGCCTCCACCGGCCCCGACGGCAAGATGTACTTCGTACCCAACTACAACTACCCCTGGGGCTTCTTCTACCGCAAGAGCCTCTGGGCTGACAAGGGCTACGAAGTCCCCACGACCTTCGATGCGCTCACCACCCTCGCCAAGAAGATGAAGAGCGACGGCCTTGTGCCGATCGAGTTTGCCGACAAGGACGGCTGGCCCGCCATGGGCACCTTCGACTACATCAACATGCGCCTCAACGGCTACCAGTTCCACATGGACCTCACCGCCCACAAGGAATCCTGGGACCAGAAGAAGGTCAGCGACGTCTTTGACACCTGGAAGGCCCTGCTGCCCTACCAGAACCCGGCCGCCCTCGGCATGACCTGGCAGGATTCGGCCATCAACCTGGGCAAGAAGAAGTCCGGCATGTACCTGCTGGGCTCCTTTGTCACCCAGCAGTTCACGGACAAAGCCACCCTGGACGACATCGACTTCTTCCCGTTCCCGGAAATCGCCGTGGAGGGCCAGGATGCCGTGGAGGCACCCATCGACGGCCTGCTGCTTTCCAAGAAGGGCGGCACCAACCAGGCAGCCCGCGACTTCCTGGCTTTCATGGGCACCCCCGAGGGGCAGAACGCCTACGCGAAGGTGGATCCGTCCAACATCGCCACCGCCAAGGGCGCCGATACCTCGACCTTCTCGCCGCTGACCAAGAAGTGTGCCGAGACCATTGCCAACGCCAAGAGCATCAGCCAGTTCTTCGACCGCGACGCCCTTCCGGCCATGGCGAACAACGTGATGATCCCGGCCCTGCAGGGCTTCATCAAGGACGGCACCATCGACGTCAAGAACCTCGAAGCCCAGGCCAAGGCACTCTACGCCGCCCAGTGA
- a CDS encoding carbohydrate ABC transporter permease, whose protein sequence is MSTPTELSDSAAPGSRAGRNTPGGRTKPKGVKRLSKRDKVVLGFMVGIPTLVQLAFVWIPTVLSVLLSFTRWNGLALSDIRAAGLANYSYVFNDSPAFWPAVQHNILWLVFLAVIATPLGLLLAVLLDQQIRGSKIYQSIFFVPVMLSLALVGIIWQLFYQKDNGLLNFLLGTAGTPAAVDWFGNSSVNIWAALVAATWRHAGYVMILYLAGLKGVDASLKEAASLDGANATQTFFRIVFPAMAPINIVIVVITIIESLRAFDVVWVINKGTNGLELISALVISYLIGEGQSIGIGSAFAVILLVISLVPITIYLSRTFRKEKF, encoded by the coding sequence ATGAGCACGCCTACCGAGCTTTCCGATTCAGCCGCCCCCGGCTCACGGGCCGGCCGAAACACTCCAGGGGGCCGGACCAAACCCAAGGGAGTCAAGCGGCTCTCCAAGCGGGACAAGGTGGTCCTGGGCTTCATGGTGGGCATTCCCACCCTGGTACAGCTGGCCTTCGTCTGGATTCCCACCGTACTGTCCGTCCTGTTGTCCTTCACCCGGTGGAACGGGCTGGCGCTTTCCGACATTCGTGCCGCGGGGCTGGCCAACTACAGTTATGTGTTCAACGACAGCCCGGCGTTCTGGCCGGCGGTGCAGCACAACATCCTCTGGCTGGTGTTCCTCGCCGTCATCGCCACACCGTTGGGTCTGCTGTTGGCCGTCCTGCTGGACCAGCAGATCCGCGGATCCAAGATCTACCAAAGCATCTTCTTTGTCCCGGTCATGCTGTCCCTGGCTCTGGTCGGGATCATCTGGCAGCTGTTCTACCAAAAGGACAACGGCCTGCTGAACTTCCTGCTCGGCACCGCCGGCACACCGGCCGCCGTGGACTGGTTCGGCAATTCCAGCGTCAACATCTGGGCAGCCCTCGTCGCGGCCACCTGGCGCCACGCCGGCTACGTCATGATCCTGTACTTAGCGGGATTGAAGGGCGTGGACGCGTCCCTGAAGGAGGCGGCGTCACTTGACGGCGCCAACGCAACCCAAACGTTCTTCCGGATCGTCTTTCCCGCCATGGCCCCCATCAACATCGTCATCGTGGTCATCACCATCATCGAATCCCTGCGAGCCTTCGACGTCGTCTGGGTCATCAACAAAGGCACCAACGGCCTGGAACTCATCAGCGCCCTGGTCATCAGCTACCTGATCGGTGAAGGCCAATCCATCGGTATCGGCTCCGCCTTCGCCGTGATCCTGCTCGTGATCTCCCTGGTGCCCATCACCATCTACCTGTCCCGCACCTTCCGGAAGGAGAAGTTCTGA
- a CDS encoding carbohydrate ABC transporter permease, with the protein MSASTATRRPGHAKDGGPAAPRLGHGRSRPHYGTHIFLTVMAIMWMVPLGWALFTALRPKADTDKYGYFSLGGAFNFDNFVTAWNQGGFPRYFANSLIITIPTIILVLLFSSMMAFAVSRVSWKFNITLLIMFTAGNLLPPQVLATPLFEMFKLIPLPYWFSDSGSLLNTYLSVIIANTAFQIGFCTFVLSNYMKALSADLTEAALVDGAGIWRQYISIIMPLCRPAIAALATLELIFIYNDYFWPLLFIQSGDRLPVTTAINNLQGTFLSNYNLLAAGATITVIPTLIVYLVLQRHFVAGLTLGSSKG; encoded by the coding sequence ATGTCTGCTTCCACCGCCACCCGACGCCCCGGGCACGCCAAAGACGGCGGCCCCGCCGCGCCACGTTTGGGCCACGGCCGCAGCCGCCCGCACTACGGCACCCACATCTTCCTGACAGTCATGGCAATCATGTGGATGGTCCCGCTCGGCTGGGCCCTCTTCACGGCACTGCGCCCCAAAGCCGACACCGACAAATACGGCTACTTCAGCCTCGGCGGCGCCTTCAACTTCGACAACTTCGTCACGGCCTGGAACCAGGGCGGATTCCCACGCTACTTCGCGAACTCCCTGATCATCACCATCCCCACCATCATCCTGGTCCTGCTGTTCTCCTCCATGATGGCCTTCGCCGTCAGCCGGGTCAGCTGGAAATTCAACATCACCCTGCTCATCATGTTCACCGCCGGCAATTTGCTCCCACCCCAGGTGCTGGCCACCCCGCTGTTTGAAATGTTCAAACTGATCCCGCTGCCATATTGGTTCAGCGATTCGGGCAGCCTGCTGAACACCTACCTATCGGTCATCATCGCCAACACCGCGTTCCAGATCGGCTTCTGCACCTTCGTGCTCTCCAACTACATGAAGGCGCTCTCGGCGGACCTGACGGAGGCGGCGCTCGTGGACGGAGCCGGAATCTGGCGCCAATACATCTCCATCATCATGCCGCTATGCCGGCCGGCCATCGCCGCCCTGGCCACGCTGGAACTGATCTTCATCTACAACGACTATTTCTGGCCCCTCCTCTTCATCCAGAGCGGGGACAGGCTCCCGGTCACCACCGCCATCAACAACCTGCAGGGAACCTTCCTCTCCAACTACAACCTGCTGGCGGCCGGTGCCACGATCACCGTCATCCCCACCCTGATCGTCTACCTGGTCCTCCAGCGCCACTTCGTCGCCGGGCTGACCCTCGGCTCCAGCAAGGGATGA
- a CDS encoding DeoR/GlpR family DNA-binding transcription regulator → MLADARRSAIVATVSRERVVRVSNLAEQFGVSLVTVRRDIEALDDAGLVQKIHGGAKLPGGASTHEPGFELKSTLGTLEKRAIAREAELLVKDGMAIGLSAGTTTWALAKELSSRSNLTVVTNSVKIADVFQEAGSRVSVILTGGERTPSDALVGPIATQSMHSLHLDLLFLGVHGVDADAGFTTPNLLEAEMDRALIEAARKVVVLADHSKWGTVGISTIAGIEDVDEVISDDALGVEAQRILRERVARLRLVSVTPHTPAP, encoded by the coding sequence ATGCTGGCCGACGCCCGGCGCAGCGCCATCGTGGCCACGGTATCCCGGGAGCGGGTGGTCCGGGTCTCGAACCTGGCCGAACAGTTCGGCGTCTCCCTGGTCACGGTACGCCGTGACATCGAGGCCCTGGACGACGCCGGCCTGGTCCAGAAGATCCACGGCGGCGCCAAACTTCCCGGCGGCGCAAGCACCCACGAACCCGGCTTCGAGCTCAAGTCCACCCTGGGAACCCTGGAGAAGCGGGCCATTGCCCGGGAAGCGGAACTGCTGGTCAAGGACGGCATGGCGATCGGACTGAGTGCCGGGACCACCACCTGGGCGCTGGCCAAGGAGCTCAGTTCCCGCAGCAACCTCACCGTGGTGACCAACTCGGTCAAGATTGCCGACGTCTTCCAGGAGGCCGGGTCCAGGGTGTCGGTGATCCTTACGGGCGGCGAGCGCACGCCGTCGGACGCCCTGGTGGGGCCCATCGCAACGCAGTCGATGCACTCATTGCATCTGGACTTGCTGTTCCTGGGCGTGCACGGGGTGGATGCGGACGCCGGCTTCACCACGCCAAACCTGCTCGAGGCCGAGATGGACCGGGCGCTCATCGAGGCGGCCCGCAAGGTAGTGGTGCTGGCGGACCACAGCAAGTGGGGCACCGTGGGCATCAGCACCATCGCCGGCATAGAGGACGTGGACGAGGTCATCAGCGACGACGCCCTGGGCGTGGAGGCGCAGCGCATCCTGCGGGAACGCGTTGCCCGGCTCCGGCTGGTCAGCGTCACCCCGCACACCCCGGCCCCCTAG
- the aroQ gene encoding type II 3-dehydroquinate dehydratase, with amino-acid sequence MTSTTDASDRGELLVLNGPNLNLLGTREPAIYGSATLDDVANLTIAAAQAAGFSAECIQSNHEGDLIDAIHAARGTAVGIIINAGAYTHTSVAIRDALVAAELPAVEVHISNVHKREEFRHHSYLSGVCDAVIVGAGIHGYELAVSYLDKVLA; translated from the coding sequence ATGACTTCCACCACCGATGCATCAGACCGCGGCGAACTGCTGGTCCTCAACGGCCCCAACCTGAACCTGCTGGGCACCCGCGAGCCGGCCATCTACGGTTCGGCCACGCTCGACGACGTCGCCAACCTCACCATTGCGGCCGCCCAGGCCGCGGGGTTCAGCGCCGAGTGCATCCAATCCAACCATGAGGGCGACCTCATCGACGCGATCCATGCTGCCCGCGGAACCGCCGTCGGCATCATCATCAACGCCGGCGCCTACACGCACACCTCGGTGGCCATCCGGGATGCGCTGGTCGCCGCGGAACTGCCCGCCGTGGAGGTCCACATCTCCAATGTGCACAAGCGCGAGGAATTCCGCCACCACTCCTACCTGTCGGGGGTGTGCGACGCCGTGATCGTGGGCGCCGGCATCCACGGCTACGAACTGGCCGTCAGCTACCTGGACAAGGTTCTCGCCTAA
- a CDS encoding N-acetylglucosamine kinase: MSVLEAPARPSGVEEALEREQLPADGVVVAVDGGGSKTDVVVLGVDGELLARTRGPGSNLDALGVAGSLEVIGKLVTEVLALVPERTVLHTGIYLSGIDLPAEIEAFSAALAKESWAVPGTTASSVVDNDLFALLRAGTNEPDAVAVVCGSGINAVGVRHDGASARFPALGLVSGDWGGGGCLGRQALWHAVRAEDGRGPATLLQELVPQAYGLSTVTEVVEGLHFNRLAARSVLNLTKTLFDAAERGDVVAQAEVDRQAEEIVTLVRTVIRRLDLSDKTVPVVLGGSVLAANRPTLMRAIAEGLREHAPNTQIELVTAPPILGAGMLALEAVSAQRSAVMRARGELDRTQ; encoded by the coding sequence GTGAGCGTGCTTGAAGCCCCGGCCCGCCCCAGTGGTGTCGAAGAGGCCCTGGAGCGCGAACAGCTGCCGGCCGACGGCGTTGTCGTTGCCGTCGACGGCGGCGGATCCAAGACCGACGTCGTCGTGCTGGGGGTGGACGGGGAACTACTGGCCCGGACGCGCGGGCCCGGATCCAACCTGGACGCCTTGGGCGTGGCCGGATCGCTGGAAGTCATTGGCAAGCTGGTCACCGAGGTCCTGGCCCTGGTACCGGAACGAACCGTCCTCCACACGGGCATCTATCTCTCGGGAATTGACCTGCCGGCCGAGATCGAGGCGTTCTCGGCGGCGCTGGCCAAGGAATCCTGGGCCGTGCCGGGGACGACCGCGAGCAGCGTCGTTGACAACGACCTCTTCGCGCTCCTGCGGGCGGGTACCAACGAGCCCGACGCCGTCGCGGTGGTGTGTGGATCGGGCATCAATGCCGTGGGTGTCCGGCACGACGGCGCGAGTGCCCGGTTCCCGGCGCTGGGCCTGGTGTCGGGGGACTGGGGTGGCGGCGGATGCCTGGGCCGCCAGGCGTTGTGGCATGCCGTCCGGGCCGAGGATGGGCGGGGTCCGGCAACCCTCCTGCAGGAACTGGTCCCGCAGGCTTATGGGTTGTCCACGGTGACCGAGGTGGTTGAGGGGCTCCATTTCAACCGACTTGCGGCCCGATCCGTGCTGAACCTGACCAAGACGTTGTTCGATGCGGCGGAGCGCGGCGACGTGGTCGCGCAGGCCGAAGTGGACCGGCAGGCGGAGGAGATCGTCACTCTCGTCCGAACGGTGATCCGGCGACTGGACTTGTCCGACAAGACGGTTCCGGTGGTCCTGGGCGGCAGTGTCCTGGCCGCCAACCGGCCCACCCTGATGCGTGCCATTGCCGAGGGGCTGCGGGAGCACGCACCCAATACGCAGATTGAACTCGTGACGGCACCGCCAATCCTGGGTGCCGGGATGCTGGCCCTTGAAGCGGTCTCCGCGCAGCGCTCAGCCGTCATGCGGGCCCGCGGCGAACTCGACCGCACACAGTAG